In Methanosphaera sp. WGK6, a single genomic region encodes these proteins:
- a CDS encoding ferredoxin family protein codes for MLYLNEELCKGCYICVDICPCGVYTPSEELNYKGICIPIPDNTKCVKCQLCTLMCPDQAITIEDDD; via the coding sequence ATGTTATACTTAAATGAAGAATTATGTAAAGGATGCTATATTTGTGTTGACATTTGTCCATGTGGTGTATATACTCCTTCAGAAGAATTAAATTATAAAGGAATATGTATACCTATACCAGATAACACAAAATGTGTAAAATGTCAACTATGTACTTTAATGTGTCCTGATCAAGCAATTACTATAGAGGATGATGATTAA